The genomic DNA TGAGCTCCAGGTTTCTCAGCCCCAGGTCATTATAAAAGAAATTGACGGCAATAAGCATGAACCCTTTGAAGAAATTATAGCAGATGTACCAGAAGAGTTTCAGGGAACAGTTATTGAAAAGTTAAATTCTCGTGGAGCGAAATTGGTACATATGGAGATGCAAAAAGGCCGTTCTTTTATGCAGTTTGAAGGTCCGAGCCGCGGTTTATTTGGATATCGAAACCAATTTGCTATAGATACGAAAGGAAACGGAATTTTAGCAAGTCGGGTTGTTGGATACCGTCCATACGCGGGAGAAATTGCACATAGAAAAGTGGGGTCGATGATTTCTGGAGTAACCGGTAAGGCATTGGCCTATGCGCTCGATAACTTGCAAACCAGAGGTACCTTGTATATTAAAGCAAACACCGAAGTGTATGAGGGTATGGTAATTGGAAATATAGCAAAAGGAGAGCAAATGACGGTAAATCCAATTAAAGGCAAGCATCTTACTAATGTGCGAGCTGCAGCTTCCGATGACGCGATTAAGCTTACGCATCCCCGAATTATAACCATTGAAACGGGGTTAGAGATAATGGACAAAGACGAATATCTAGAAGTAACGCCTAAAAGTGTAAGGTTACGAAAGAAATATCTTACAGAAATAGATCGCACAAGAGCAAAACGAGAAAATAAGAACCTCTCGCTTCGCTCAAGAACCTTGATTCGCTAAGGTATAAAACATATAGCCTTGAATTAAGAACCTCTCGCTTCGCTCAAGAACCTTGATTCGCTAAGGTATAAAACATATAGCCTTGAATTAAGAACCTCTCGCTTCGCTCAAGAACCTTGATTCGCTAAAGAATAAAACATATAGTCTTGAATTAAGAACCTCTCGCTTCGCTCAAGAACCTTGATTCGCTAAAGAATAAAACATATAGTCTTGAATTAAGAACCTCTCACTCCGCTCAAAAATAAACAATATGTATAATCAAAGAACACCCGGAAAGCGGGTACGCGGAAAATTTACACAAAATACAAGATTTGGCCACTCAAAGAGAAGTGGCAGATTTCGTGGCGGGCCTTCACGATTTGCACCAAGAAAGGGCAGATTCAAAAGTCCAAAGCTCGACATTTCTTCTTTTATTAATAAAACAGCAGCTTCACCTATTTCAGAAAAAGTGTTTGTGCCGGAACATTCATTTGCAGATTTTGAGCTAAACTCTACATTGTTACGCTCCATTGAACAGAGGGGATATTTGCAGCCAACTCCTATTCAAGATAAAATTATTCCTTCTATTCTTCGAGGAAAAGATGTGGTTGGGCTTTCGAATACGGGAACCGGCAAAACAGCAGCGTTCCTGATTCCGCTTATTGAGAAGGTTTTACAAAATCCGCATGAACAAATTCTTGTTGTACTTCCCACTCGGGAACTTGCGTTGCAAATAGAACAAGAGCTCCAGAGCATTACGAAACACATGCGTATATATTCCATAACGTGTATAGGGGGAGAGCACATAAGGATACAAATTCGACAATTGCGGTATAAAAGTAATTTTATTATTGGCACTCCAGGGCGTCTTATTGATTTAGTAAAGCGAGGTATTCTCATATTGAATGGAGTGCATATAGTAGTACTCGATGAAGCAGATCGAATGCTCGATATGGGGTTTGTAAACGATATCCGGCTCTTAATGGCTCATGTGCCGGAAGAGCGGCAAACGCTTTGTTTTGCTGCAACTATGTCAAAAAAGATAGAGTTGCTTATTAATGACTTCTTAAAAAATCCAAGTACAATTTCTGTAAAAACGGCAGAAACTCCAGAAAATATTGAACAGGATATTGTGCGGGTTCGTGATTTAAACAAGGTAGACGTGTTGCACGATTTATTACAAAATAACGAATTTAAAAAAGTTTTGGTGTTCGGACGAACAAGGCGTGGAGTAGAAAATTTGTCACGCACATTGACACGACGCGGGTTAAAAATAGAGTCTATTCATAGCAATAAAACGCAGGCACAGCGAAAACGAGCCTTGTTGAGCTTTAAGAATAATCGTGTGCAGGCTTTGGTGGCAACCGATGTTGCTGCGCGTGGGTTACACATTGATAATATTACGCACGTTATCAACTATGAAATTCCGGAAACATACGATGATTACATTCATAGAATTGGAAGAACTGGCCGTGGGACTAAGCGAGGAAAAGCCTTAACATTTGTTGATTAAAAAATAAAGAATAGGAAAAGCCTTAGCTGTCAATTTTGCCGTAGTAAAGTGGGTTTAGCTTAGGTGGTTTTTTCTCATTCCTTTTTTGCGGACAGTGAAGTTTTTCGTACTAAACAGGTCCGAACCCTAGTACCAGAGCGAAGCTCGGTACGGGGCGCAGCATCCTTCCTTCATCTCCTCCTACGCTAAAGCTACGGACGGATAAAGAAGATTTCGGAAGGACAAAGCGTCTCACCAGGGGGAGTTAATAACAAGAAATCGCCAAGCCCGTCTAAGTTTTATCTTGCAAAATTTAGGTGGGCAAGCCCGCCCAAGTTCGCCTCTGCGGCGAATTTAGTTGGGCAAGAAGGCGGTTTTTTTGGTTTCAGGTTTGATTATTTTGGTGAGGCTTGATATAAAGTTAATAGCACCTTTTACTTTACTAATAAAATAAACTGGAAAGAGGAGGTAGCCATGTTGAAGTGTAGATTTTGTGGTAATGAATACGAAGTATCCTCCCAATCAGAGCATTGCGAGAAAATGCATCAGATGATAATGTCAGCTGTAGAGCGATCAGGGGAGAGAGCAGCAACAAGGCGAATGTTGAAGTTTGATAGCTACGTAACTGATCTTGGAATGTCACGGTTTTTAATATTAAGAGAAGGATTAAGGACTCTTGGCAAAAAACTTGCTACTCGCGTTGAAGAGGCAGTATTGGGTAAAGGTCATTATAAGCA from Candidatus Nealsonbacteria bacterium includes the following:
- a CDS encoding DEAD/DEAH box helicase, with the translated sequence MYNQRTPGKRVRGKFTQNTRFGHSKRSGRFRGGPSRFAPRKGRFKSPKLDISSFINKTAASPISEKVFVPEHSFADFELNSTLLRSIEQRGYLQPTPIQDKIIPSILRGKDVVGLSNTGTGKTAAFLIPLIEKVLQNPHEQILVVLPTRELALQIEQELQSITKHMRIYSITCIGGEHIRIQIRQLRYKSNFIIGTPGRLIDLVKRGILILNGVHIVVLDEADRMLDMGFVNDIRLLMAHVPEERQTLCFAATMSKKIELLINDFLKNPSTISVKTAETPENIEQDIVRVRDLNKVDVLHDLLQNNEFKKVLVFGRTRRGVENLSRTLTRRGLKIESIHSNKTQAQRKRALLSFKNNRVQALVATDVAARGLHIDNITHVINYEIPETYDDYIHRIGRTGRGTKRGKALTFVD